The following coding sequences lie in one Asterias amurensis chromosome 18, ASM3211899v1 genomic window:
- the LOC139950245 gene encoding trypsin-like, with the protein MTKKIKIRCGASLIHNNWVVTAAHCAPDDTSVVARVGLGYHERDQHDGPNQQVITGKWILHPDFGTGGHNLNNDIALIQLDTPAVYNTDVQPISISFSPPEEGLEMLVSGWGSLEKASVMESPTALNEVVVYANSLQECTNAFKQLTPNMFCAGVSIGGQGSCQGDSGGPIVSNFAKSSHVPEVRLRGIVSWGIGCALAKYPGVYTKISNYCGWINEKTNGDVTCV; encoded by the exons ATGACCAAGAAAATCAAAATACGCTGTGGGGCCTCGTTAATTCACAACAACTGGGTTGTCACTGCCGCACACTGCGC ACCTGATGACACCAGTGTTGTCGCACGCGTTGGTCTCGGGTATCACGAGAGAGACCAACACGATGGACCAAACCAGCAGGTTATAACAGGCAAATGGATTCTTCATCCCGATTTTGGTACCGGCGGGCACAATTTGAATAACGACATAGCCCTTATTCAGCTAGACACTCCCGCCGTCTACAACACCGACGTTCAACCTATCAGCATTAGCTTTAGCCCCCCTGAGGAGGGACTGGAGATGCTCGTTAGCGGTTGGGGAAGCCTAGAAAAAG CAAGCGTAATGGAATCTCCTACTGCATTGAATGAGGTTGTCGTGTATGCAAATAGTCTTCAAGAGTGTACAAACGCCTTCAAACAACTAACACCTAACATGTTCTGTGCTGGTGTTAGCATTGGAGGGCAAGGTTCCTGTCAA GGTGACAGCGGTGGTCCAATTGTCAGTAACTTCGCCAAGTCCTCGCATGTGCCTGAAGTGCGCCTTAGAGGTATCGTCAGCTGGGGTATCGGCTGCGCCTTGGCAAAGTATCCCGGTGTATACACAAAGATATCAAACTACTGCGGCTGGATAAATGAAAAGACCAACGGAGACGTTACCTGTGTTTAA
- the LOC139951041 gene encoding trypsin-2-like: MSKKMKIRCGGSLIHNNWVVTAAHCAPKDTSVVARVGLGYHERDQHDGPNQQVITGKWIRHAEYGLGGHNFNNDIALIQLDTPAVYNTDVQPISISFNPPTEGLELLVSGWGRLDTKASVMAAPIELNEVVEYAKSLQDCKKAYKKATPNMFCAGVPNGGKGSCQGDSGGPIVSNFAKSSHVPEVRLRGIVSWGTGCALAKYPGVYTKISNYCTWINEKTNGDVTCV, translated from the exons ATgtcaaagaaaatgaaaataCGTTGCGGGGGCTCGTTAATTCACAATAACTGGGTTGTCACTGCCGCACACTGCGC GCCTAAAGACACCAGTGTTGTCGCACGCGTTGGTCTCGGGTATCACGAGAGAGATCAACACGATGGACCAAACCAGCAGGTTATAACAGGCAAATGGATCCGCCATGCTGAGTACGGTCTTGGTGGGCACAATTTTAACAACGACATAGCCTTAATCCAGCTAGACACTCCTGCCGTATACAACACCGATGTTCAACCAATCAGCATTAGCTTTAACCCCCCTACAGAGGGCCTGGAGTTGCTCGTTAGCGGTTGGGGAAGATTAGACACCAAAG CAAGCGTAATGGCAGCTCCTATTGAACTGAATGAGGTTGTAGAGTACGCAAAGAGTCTCCAAGACTGTAAAAAAGCCTACAAAAAAGCAACACCTAACATGTTTTGTGCTGGTGTTCCCAATGGAGGGAAAGGTTCCTGTCAA GGTGACAGCGGTGGTCCAATTGTCAGTAACTTCGCCAAGTCCTCTCATGTGCCTGAAGTGCGCCTTAGAGGTATCGTCAGCTGGGGCACCGGCTGCGCCTTGGCAAAGTATCCCGGCGTATACACAAAGATATCCAACTACTGTACCTGGATAAACGAAAAGACCAACGGAGACGTTACCTGTGTTTAA
- the LOC139951136 gene encoding uncharacterized protein, which yields MSQPSLKQWYEDRKRLRVVYDHSRAKPVERKNKIKKSRQAAFKSALAERTKPSGQHQYTKTNTSDSSLGKEQCGAQAKRDEASSHRNKDTHHMIQIFIKTPINPKTLCLRLDHKTTVSDLKDTIHRKLAIRPALQNLYTNNKRFKLCDALTLLDLGIKPETNIDLTLAEGLLGGAPTRE from the exons ATGTCCCAGCCATCTTTAAAACAGTGGTATGAAGACCGGAAGAGGTTAAGGGTCGTCTATGATCATTCCAGGGCAAAACCAgtagagagaaaaaacaaaatcaagaagaGTAGACAGGCGGCTTTTAAGTCTGCATTAGCAGAGAGGACAAAGCCATCGGGACAGCATCAATACACCAAGACAAACACGTCAGATTCATCATTGGGCAAAGAACAATGCGGAGCACAAGCAAAAAG AGACGAAGCCTCATCCCATAGAAACAAAGACACTCATCACATGATACAGATCTTTATCAAGACGCCCATCAACCCCAAAACCCTCTGTCTACGACTCGATCATAAAACAACCGTCTCTGACCTGAAAGACACCATTCACAGGAAGCTGGCCATTCGTCCTGCATTGCAAAATCTGTACACAAACAACAAAAGGTTCAAG TTGTGTGACGCTTTGACTCTTCTTGATCTTGGCATTAAACCGGAGACAAACATTGATTTAACACTAGCAGAAGGATTGCTTGGTGGCGCCCCAACACGTGAGTAA